The Candidatus Palibaumannia cicadellinicola genomic sequence CGCAATTAACGAATTATATTGATGACAGTAGTCTGAATGTTAACCAGCGAGCACGTATTTTCGCTCTATGGCCAGGTCCTGTAACTTGGGTCATACCAGCTCACACCACGACTCCGCGCTGGTTAACAGGAAAATTTTCCTCATTGGCGGTACGCGTCAGTGCATTTGAACCAGTACAAAAGCTATGTCTAGCATTTGGTAAACCACTAGTTTCTACTAGTGCAAACATGAGTGGAGATGGAGAATCTACAGCACGTAATATTAGCGAAGTACATAAGCAATTTGGTGCAACGTTTCCGGTAATGGATGGTACGGTAGAAGGTAGACGTTATCCCTCAGAAATACGTGATGCTCTAAGCGGCGAATTAATTCGCCAAGGCTAATTATTAACGGAGTTAGTATCATCGATACTTTTGCTGTTTTTGGTAATCCTATTAAACATAGTCTATCACCACAAATTTATGCTTTTTTCGCTGCAGAAATTGGTATTCAGCCTTCTTACGGTCGTATTTTGACTGCACCAAAGCTTTTTGAGCCAACTATGCAGCAATTTTTTAGCACAAACGGTAGAGGTGCCAATATCACCTCACCATTTAAAGAGCGCGCTTTTGCTTTATGCGATTATGTTACCAAGCAGGCGTCGCTTGCTAGTGCTGTTAATACTATATTCAAATTACCAAATGGCGCGCTGTTCGGTGACAATACCGATGGTATAGGTTTGATGAGCGACTTACAGCGCCTTTGTCTATTACATAGAAATAGCAGGGTACTATTGGTTGGTGCAGGCGGTGCGGCGCGTGGGGTGATCGCGCCGCTGATTAATTATGGCTGCCGGATAGTATTGGTCAATAGGACTTTTAGTCGCGCAAAAGAGCTAGTCAGATGTTACCCTAATATAAACAATATTAGCACTTTGCCTATTGAGCAACTAGACGCAGCTAATTTTGATATCATAATTAATGCGACGACTACCAGTATGTTTAGGGAAATTCCTTTACTACCGACATCATTAATTACTTCGACCGTTTGTTGCTATGATATGTTTTATCAACATGGCGATACTGCTTTCATTATGTGGTGCCGACAACAAGGAGCGAAAAAATTAATTGATGGTTTGGGTATGTTAGTAAGTCAGGCTGCATACGCATTTATGTTATGGCATGGTATTTTACCATCTATTTTCCCGGTACTAGAAAAACTACGAGCACAACTCAGATGATAATCTCAATAATATTTTGACTTAAATTAATAGTTTGTCCCCGGTTTGCTAATTCGTAAGTTTTATTACTTGGCTGTTACTGGGTAACCTGCCATCCGCGCCAAAAATTCATATTTTTGCTTTAGTTCTTTTTCGATTGTAGTGGTCAATGCGCTCACCTTATTAGGTTCTATTTTTTGGCTATAGCTATTAAGCCGGCGAAAGCGCTGTTCATTAAATAACGTCGTGGACAAGTCTCCGGTTGGTAGACGAGAGTCTAATATCAACGGCAACTTGCCTTCATCGCTACGTCGTGGATCGAAACGATACAGAGGCCAGAAACCGGTAGCGGTCAGTTGTTGCATTTGAGTATGACTTAACGCAAGATCATAACCATGCGCCTCACAAGGGCTGTAGGCTATGATCAAAGAAGGTCCGGGATAGCTTTCGGCTTCTTGGATAGTTTTAAATGAGTGATTCAGCTGAGCACCAAGAGAAATTTGCGCCACGTAAATATGACCGTACATCATCATACTGATACCTAGATCTTTACGTGCTTTACGTTTGCCCTGTTCGCCAAACTTAGTTACTGCCCCTAGCGGTGTAGCCTTAGACTGATGGCCGCCAGTATTCGAGTAACACTGTGTATCTAGAACTAAAACATTTATGTTCTCGTTTAGACTTAAAACGTGATCTAGACCACCTAAGCCAATGTCATAGGCCCATCCATCACCGCCAATAAGCCATATAGATTTCTCTACTAAATAATCGGCGTCGTTAGATAATTGACGTGCTTGTTCATCAGATTTGTTAGCAAGTATGAGTCGGAGTTCAAGTATTTGGCGACGACGTTCCTCTACCGATACTTCTGTAGCGCGTAGGCCCTCTAGTAGCAATGGAGGTAGTATTGTAACCTGAGTTTTTAGTAAGCGTAATACCCTTTGGCGATGTTGATCGACTGTTAACCGGAAGCCTAGGCCGAATTCAGCGTTATCCTCAAATAAGGAGTTAGCCCAGGCTGGACCGCGGCCATCTGTATTTGTAGTGTAAGGTGTTGTGGGTAAGTTACCACCATAAATAGATGAGCAACCAGTAGCATTGGCGATAAGGAGTCGATCGCCGTAAAGTTGGGTTAACATTTTTATATAAGGCGTTTCACCGCAACCAGAACAAGCGCCTGAATATTCAAATAGAGGAGTGATAAGCTGTGACGTACGAATATCAATACGCTCTAGAGTAGTTGTGTTAATTTCTGGTAACTTTAGGAAAAAATCGTAATTAGCTTTCTCTTCTTGAAGATGCTCTAGGCGTGAAACCATGTTAATAGCTTTATTTTCTAAATTATTACGGTCCTTGGCTGGACATACTTCAATGCATAGACGACAACCAGTGCAATCCTCTGGTGCTACTTGTAGCACATATTGTTTTCCACGCATATTACGCATTTTCACATCTAAAGATTTCAGGCCCGCCGGAGCTCCATTTAGTGCTTCCGGTGCTACTACCTTAGCGCGAATAGCAGCGTGTGGACATGCCGCTACACAGTAATTACACTGTGTGCAAAGCTCAGATTTCCATAGTGGAATCTGTTCAGCAATATTACGTTTCTCCCAGCGAGAGGTGCCTACTGGCCAAGTGCCGTCTGGCGGAAAGGCTGAAACTGGCAAAGTATCGCCGAGACCGGCTAGCATGACAGCTGTTACTGTTTTGACGAAATGGGGTGCGGTATGAGAAACAATTGGTGGTAACATTGGACTCACTTCATTGATAGTGCCTAGAGGAACCTCAAAAAGTTCGTTACATGC encodes the following:
- a CDS encoding Sua5/YciO/YrdC/YwlC family protein — encoded protein: MLNITNIVALLRQQQVIAYPTEAIFGLGCDPDSEKAVHKLLVLKRRDWQKGLILVAATYAQLTNYIDDSSLNVNQRARIFALWPGPVTWVIPAHTTTPRWLTGKFSSLAVRVSAFEPVQKLCLAFGKPLVSTSANMSGDGESTARNISEVHKQFGATFPVMDGTVEGRRYPSEIRDALSGELIRQG
- the aroE gene encoding shikimate dehydrogenase, coding for MDTFAVFGNPIKHSLSPQIYAFFAAEIGIQPSYGRILTAPKLFEPTMQQFFSTNGRGANITSPFKERAFALCDYVTKQASLASAVNTIFKLPNGALFGDNTDGIGLMSDLQRLCLLHRNSRVLLVGAGGAARGVIAPLINYGCRIVLVNRTFSRAKELVRCYPNINNISTLPIEQLDAANFDIIINATTTSMFREIPLLPTSLITSTVCCYDMFYQHGDTAFIMWCRQQGAKKLIDGLGMLVSQAAYAFMLWHGILPSIFPVLEKLRAQLR